A single genomic interval of Siphonobacter curvatus harbors:
- a CDS encoding helix-turn-helix domain-containing protein has translation MKAKPTPFTVLETVTAYTRFYDLPAPLHPLLTVLDLQATHQQSIDVIPPTVLTPVIQQFYLISLKQGLGKAAIRYGHTSYDFNEGVLSFLAPGQGCWLANAASAEELAEIFESLKGWSLLVHPDLLAKYPLGQKIMRYGFFSYATNEALHLSAAEEATLNQLIDTIRAEVERPIDLFSQDVLVAQIDLLLTYADRFYHRQFLTRRNAASNREPDSLLTRFEARLAAYFAQPGDHSIPTVQQLANDLNVSSAYLSDMLRTLTGQNTQQHIHQTLIEKAKRLLLVTSASVNETAYQLGFEYPQYFSRLFKKKTGMTPAEFRLSMQIASS, from the coding sequence ATGAAAGCAAAACCGACTCCCTTTACCGTACTGGAAACCGTCACCGCATATACGCGGTTTTACGACTTACCCGCTCCCCTGCATCCTCTGCTCACCGTGCTGGATTTACAGGCTACGCATCAGCAATCTATTGACGTGATTCCCCCGACCGTTCTGACTCCGGTCATACAGCAATTTTATCTGATTTCACTTAAACAGGGTTTGGGTAAGGCGGCTATTCGCTATGGACACACTTCCTACGATTTCAACGAGGGAGTCTTAAGCTTTCTGGCACCCGGACAAGGATGCTGGCTGGCCAATGCGGCCAGTGCGGAGGAGCTCGCCGAAATCTTTGAAAGCCTGAAGGGCTGGAGCTTACTAGTTCATCCCGACCTGCTGGCTAAATACCCCTTGGGTCAGAAAATTATGCGTTATGGTTTCTTTTCCTACGCAACCAACGAGGCCCTGCACTTGTCGGCTGCTGAAGAAGCTACGCTTAATCAGCTCATCGATACCATTCGGGCGGAAGTAGAGCGGCCCATTGATTTGTTTAGTCAGGACGTGCTCGTCGCTCAGATTGACCTGTTGCTAACCTATGCCGACCGATTCTATCACCGACAGTTTCTAACCCGCCGGAATGCTGCATCCAATCGGGAGCCGGATTCACTACTGACGCGTTTTGAAGCCCGTCTCGCGGCTTACTTTGCTCAACCGGGCGATCATTCCATTCCTACTGTACAGCAACTGGCCAATGACCTGAATGTATCATCGGCTTACTTGAGTGATATGCTTCGTACGCTTACGGGTCAGAATACCCAGCAGCACATTCACCAGACCCTGATTGAAAAAGCAAAACGATTACTCCTGGTCACCTCCGCATCGGTCAATGAAACGGCCTACCAGCTTGGTTTTGAATATCCGCAGTACTTCAGTCGTCTATTCAAGAAAAAAACGGGTATGACGCCCGCCGAATTCCGACTATCGATGCAAATTGCCTCTTCTTAG
- a CDS encoding aldo/keto reductase, whose amino-acid sequence MNTLPSVALGSQGLQVSIEGLGCMGMSPAPMGTIYGPADDAESIATIHRARELGVTMLDTADIYGPLHNETLIGQAIAGRRDQYILATKFGFHLDEQGHWDYGFNGRPEYVRTSIEGSLRRLKTDYIDLYYLHRLDPSTPIEDTVGAMSRLVEEGKVRYLGLSEVDADTLRQAHAVHPLTALESEYSLFDRSVEENGMLALCRELGIGFVAYSPLGRGFLSGEIKSPDDFAPDDSRRYFPRYTGENFYKNLELVEKLKSWALTKDTTPAQLALAWVLAQEVVCIPGTKRRTYLEANVAAASLTLSPAELAELDALLPVGSTAGEAYPSFS is encoded by the coding sequence ATGAACACGCTCCCCTCTGTTGCATTAGGTAGTCAGGGATTACAGGTTTCTATTGAAGGGCTGGGTTGCATGGGTATGTCGCCCGCTCCCATGGGTACGATTTACGGTCCTGCCGATGACGCCGAAAGTATTGCCACCATTCACCGGGCCCGTGAATTAGGGGTGACCATGCTCGACACTGCCGATATTTACGGACCCTTACACAATGAAACCCTGATTGGTCAGGCCATTGCTGGCAGACGGGATCAGTATATCCTGGCGACCAAGTTTGGCTTTCATCTCGATGAACAGGGCCACTGGGATTACGGATTTAACGGTCGGCCGGAGTACGTTCGTACATCCATCGAAGGTTCGCTCCGCCGACTCAAAACGGATTACATCGATTTATATTACCTGCACCGGCTGGACCCTTCAACGCCCATTGAAGATACCGTAGGAGCCATGAGCCGACTCGTTGAAGAAGGGAAGGTCCGTTACCTCGGCTTATCGGAAGTGGATGCGGATACGCTCCGCCAGGCTCATGCCGTTCATCCCCTAACCGCCCTCGAATCAGAATACTCGCTTTTTGACCGCAGTGTTGAAGAAAACGGGATGCTGGCTCTTTGCCGGGAACTGGGCATTGGTTTTGTTGCCTACTCACCCTTAGGACGAGGCTTTTTATCGGGTGAAATTAAAAGTCCGGATGATTTTGCTCCGGATGATTCCCGTCGGTATTTTCCAAGGTACACGGGTGAAAACTTCTATAAAAACCTCGAACTGGTTGAGAAACTCAAAAGCTGGGCTCTTACTAAAGATACAACGCCCGCTCAGCTAGCCCTGGCTTGGGTGTTGGCTCAAGAAGTTGTGTGCATTCCCGGTACGAAACGGCGGACGTACCTGGAAGCAAACGTAGCGGCGGCCTCCCTCACGCTTTCCCCCGCTGAATTAGCCGAACTGGACGCCCTGCTCCCCGTGGGTAGTACCGCTGGCGAAGCGTACCCTTCATTCAGCTAA
- the treY gene encoding malto-oligosyltrehalose synthase, giving the protein MNNPIATYRFQLHKAFSFKELEAIIPYLQKLGIQTLYASPIFESTPGSTHGYDGLNPHRINPEIGTEADLLRIQSQLQEKGIGWLQDIVPNHMAYTPSNLWIWDVFQKGKRSVYASFFDIDWDNPVSPGQIMAPFLGESLEKVIQKGDLKVAYHNKQLVLVVNEMDFPLSTPSIGRVLEALPKAASLSKAFQQLERIEDDGLYGVTLVEQIWTPLAEQTELHADLEELLESWNKDPEKIQQLADEQYYRLCFYAETDTQINFRRFFTVNGLICLNIQQPEVFEHFHKYIQTLVDTGVFQGLRVDHIDGLYDPTAYLQQLRELAGPETYLTVEKILEPGEELPEYWPIEGNTGYDFLSYVNNLFTNTASEEAFTNYYEKLTGDRTPITEQIHRKKAAILFDHMAGELTNLVRLYGQLDLPELAEEDLREAIAQWLIYCPVYRNYGNQWPLEPAEQEAIRAVFAAIESDQPKLKKTLTALQDTLFNQSESLPFYQRCMQFSGPLMAKGVEDTLLYTYHRFIGHNEVGDSVAEFGLNPEHFHQLMRDRQQKWPLSLNGTSTHDTKRGEDVRARLNVLTDLPQQWLKTVQEWSAAHRHAELDPSDQYFIFQTVLGAYPMPGQDEDEFPQRLNEYLQKALREAKLHSNWTKPNEAYEQAAQDFAGQLLDQEGEFWAAFEPFHRKIADWGIVNSLAQTLLKFTAPGVPDVYQGTESWDLSLVDPDNRRPVDYQLRQQWLDELDRVTVADLWKRRFTGQIKLWLTHQLFLKRGEHAETFAEGLYLPLQVTGAYAEHVLAFARRYQQNWFIVAVPLHAAQLGEKQKCSVLEIDWKDTQIVVPEEAPQTWLNLLGMPVESLRVQDLFHQLPLALLQGEPEMLDRNAGILLSVTSLPSNFGIGDLGPQAQAFVDALSRSKQSYWQLLPLNPTGVDQAYSPYSSISSRAGNPLLISPEKLQEHGWLKDLEPYQLPAQSQVDYEQVNELKTQMLAKAYQKFQQSASIYWRNAFREFCQQESEWLDDYALFVVLKNYQQQKSWSEWPQPYKMRESGTLIAFACEHEAELTYEKWVQFIFFQQWRELRAYGNQQNVQFLGDLPFYPSYDSVDVWANPEIFYLDEQGEMTCVAGVPPDYFNEEGQRWGMPLYRWDVLKARQYDWWIDRIEKNMELYDRLRLDHFRAFASYWEVPAEEKTAKNGAWKPGPGAEFFQVLQEKLGSLSLIAEDLGDIGEDVYQLRDEFMLPGMRVLHFAFSDDMPRSVNIPHNHLPLSLVYTGTHDNNTTKGWFRQDLSPEEHRNLEKYVGGSLSEETIHFVMIRLAYASVAQTAILPLQDVLGLDEKARMNTPAGNSACWKWRLLPEQFTAVHEKQLRTWAEIYHRG; this is encoded by the coding sequence ATGAATAACCCCATCGCTACTTATCGATTTCAACTTCACAAGGCGTTCTCCTTTAAGGAACTCGAAGCCATTATACCCTATTTACAGAAACTGGGCATTCAAACGCTGTACGCCTCGCCCATTTTCGAATCAACGCCCGGCAGTACGCATGGTTACGATGGACTGAATCCCCACCGGATCAATCCTGAAATTGGAACGGAAGCAGATTTACTGCGGATTCAGTCTCAGCTCCAGGAAAAAGGCATTGGCTGGTTGCAGGATATCGTACCCAATCACATGGCTTACACCCCTTCGAACCTGTGGATTTGGGATGTTTTTCAAAAGGGCAAACGTTCGGTTTACGCTTCATTTTTTGATATTGACTGGGATAATCCCGTCAGTCCGGGCCAGATTATGGCTCCCTTCCTCGGTGAATCGCTGGAAAAGGTAATCCAAAAGGGCGACTTGAAAGTTGCCTACCACAACAAGCAGTTGGTGCTGGTAGTGAATGAAATGGATTTCCCCTTGAGTACACCTTCGATTGGACGAGTACTGGAAGCCCTGCCCAAAGCGGCCTCCCTTTCGAAAGCCTTTCAGCAACTGGAACGTATCGAAGACGATGGTTTATATGGCGTAACACTCGTTGAACAGATCTGGACGCCTCTGGCCGAGCAAACGGAGCTACATGCGGATCTGGAGGAGTTACTGGAAAGCTGGAACAAAGACCCGGAAAAAATTCAGCAACTCGCCGACGAACAGTATTACCGCCTCTGCTTTTACGCGGAAACCGATACGCAAATCAACTTTCGGCGGTTCTTTACGGTAAATGGCCTCATTTGTCTCAACATCCAGCAACCCGAGGTATTCGAGCATTTTCACAAGTACATCCAGACGCTGGTGGACACGGGGGTCTTTCAGGGCCTCCGCGTTGATCACATCGACGGGTTATATGATCCGACCGCGTACCTGCAACAGCTACGGGAACTGGCCGGACCGGAAACGTATCTGACGGTAGAGAAAATTCTTGAGCCGGGTGAAGAGTTACCCGAATACTGGCCCATTGAAGGCAACACGGGTTACGATTTCCTTTCGTACGTCAATAACCTGTTTACCAACACCGCCAGTGAAGAGGCTTTTACCAACTATTACGAGAAACTGACGGGCGATCGTACCCCCATTACCGAACAGATTCATCGCAAAAAAGCGGCTATTCTTTTCGATCATATGGCGGGCGAGCTGACCAATCTGGTGCGGTTATACGGTCAACTGGACCTTCCCGAACTGGCAGAAGAAGACTTGCGGGAAGCCATTGCCCAGTGGCTGATTTATTGTCCGGTGTACCGCAATTACGGTAACCAGTGGCCCCTGGAGCCCGCTGAACAGGAAGCGATCCGTGCGGTATTTGCTGCCATTGAATCGGATCAGCCGAAATTAAAGAAGACACTGACGGCTTTACAGGATACGCTGTTTAATCAGTCTGAATCTCTGCCCTTCTACCAGCGGTGTATGCAGTTTTCGGGACCGCTTATGGCGAAAGGCGTGGAAGATACCCTGCTGTATACCTATCACCGATTCATTGGTCACAATGAAGTGGGTGATTCCGTAGCCGAATTTGGCCTTAACCCGGAGCACTTCCACCAGCTCATGCGGGATCGGCAGCAAAAATGGCCTTTGTCGCTGAACGGTACCTCCACGCACGATACCAAGCGGGGCGAGGATGTACGAGCCCGACTTAACGTACTCACCGATTTACCGCAGCAATGGCTTAAGACCGTGCAAGAATGGTCAGCGGCCCATCGCCACGCGGAACTGGACCCCAGCGATCAGTATTTTATTTTCCAAACCGTGCTCGGGGCGTACCCCATGCCGGGGCAGGACGAAGATGAGTTCCCACAACGGCTCAACGAATACCTGCAAAAAGCCTTACGGGAAGCTAAACTCCACTCCAACTGGACCAAACCGAATGAGGCCTACGAGCAGGCGGCTCAGGATTTTGCCGGACAATTGCTGGATCAAGAAGGGGAATTCTGGGCCGCATTCGAGCCCTTCCACCGGAAAATAGCCGATTGGGGCATTGTCAATTCCCTGGCTCAGACGCTATTGAAATTTACTGCTCCCGGCGTACCGGACGTGTATCAGGGTACGGAATCCTGGGATTTGAGTTTAGTAGATCCGGACAACCGCCGACCCGTTGATTACCAGCTTCGCCAGCAATGGCTGGATGAACTGGATCGGGTTACGGTAGCTGATCTGTGGAAACGTCGCTTTACCGGACAAATTAAACTCTGGTTGACGCATCAGCTCTTTCTGAAACGCGGCGAACATGCGGAAACCTTCGCGGAAGGATTGTATCTGCCCTTGCAGGTGACTGGAGCATACGCCGAGCACGTCCTGGCTTTTGCCCGCCGGTACCAGCAAAACTGGTTCATCGTAGCCGTACCGCTGCACGCGGCCCAACTCGGGGAAAAGCAGAAGTGTTCGGTTCTGGAAATCGATTGGAAGGATACGCAGATCGTAGTACCCGAAGAAGCTCCCCAAACCTGGCTGAATTTGCTGGGAATGCCGGTCGAATCATTACGCGTACAGGATTTATTCCATCAGTTACCCCTGGCTTTATTACAGGGCGAACCGGAAATGCTGGACCGCAATGCGGGTATCTTACTTTCCGTCACTTCGTTGCCGTCCAACTTTGGTATTGGTGATCTGGGACCTCAGGCCCAGGCCTTCGTGGATGCCCTTTCCCGCAGTAAACAAAGCTACTGGCAGCTGTTACCGCTCAATCCAACGGGAGTCGATCAGGCGTATTCGCCGTATAGTTCCATCTCAAGCCGGGCGGGCAATCCCCTGCTGATTAGTCCGGAAAAGTTACAGGAACACGGCTGGCTGAAGGACCTGGAACCGTATCAGCTCCCGGCTCAGTCGCAGGTTGATTACGAGCAGGTCAATGAGTTGAAGACCCAGATGCTGGCTAAGGCCTACCAGAAGTTTCAACAATCGGCTTCCATTTACTGGCGAAACGCATTCCGTGAATTTTGTCAGCAGGAATCCGAGTGGCTCGACGATTACGCCTTGTTTGTTGTACTCAAAAATTACCAGCAGCAAAAGTCCTGGTCTGAGTGGCCGCAACCCTATAAAATGCGGGAGTCGGGAACCCTGATCGCATTTGCCTGCGAACACGAAGCGGAACTTACCTACGAGAAGTGGGTGCAGTTCATTTTCTTCCAGCAGTGGCGGGAGTTGCGGGCGTATGGCAATCAGCAGAATGTACAATTCCTGGGCGACCTGCCTTTTTATCCCAGCTACGACTCTGTGGATGTGTGGGCCAACCCAGAAATTTTCTACTTGGATGAACAGGGTGAAATGACCTGCGTAGCGGGCGTACCACCCGATTATTTCAACGAAGAAGGGCAACGCTGGGGCATGCCCCTGTACCGTTGGGACGTGCTGAAAGCCCGCCAGTACGACTGGTGGATCGATCGGATCGAAAAGAACATGGAATTGTACGATCGCCTGCGATTGGATCACTTCCGGGCCTTTGCCAGTTACTGGGAAGTACCCGCCGAAGAAAAAACGGCTAAAAACGGAGCCTGGAAGCCCGGCCCCGGAGCCGAATTTTTCCAGGTCTTGCAGGAAAAACTGGGCAGTCTGTCGCTGATTGCCGAAGACCTAGGCGATATTGGTGAGGATGTGTATCAATTGCGGGATGAATTTATGCTGCCCGGTATGCGGGTACTGCATTTTGCCTTTAGCGACGACATGCCTCGTTCGGTCAATATTCCGCATAATCACCTGCCGCTGAGTCTGGTGTATACGGGTACACACGATAATAACACGACGAAGGGTTGGTTCCGGCAGGATTTGTCCCCGGAAGAGCACCGCAACCTGGAAAAATACGTGGGCGGCTCCTTGTCCGAAGAAACGATTCATTTCGTTATGATTCGGCTGGCCTATGCTTCCGTGGCCCAAACGGCCATTTTGCCCTTGCAGGATGTACTGGGCCTGGATGAAAAGGCCCGGATGAACACACCCGCCGGAAACAGTGCCTGCTGGAAATGGCGATTACTGCCCGAGCAGTTTACCGCCGTTCACGAAAAGCAACTCCGCACCTGGGCTGAGATTTATCACCGGGGCTAA
- the treZ gene encoding malto-oligosyltrehalose trehalohydrolase, whose product MQSINLSSRTLGVNFSSTGEAHIVLWAPLLEHAAIHLTKSNTMYPLVKDGFGYWELTTTELQPGDTYQFVLNDGKHLPDPTSLSQPETVHSVSEAVDLSDYDWHDQHWQNLPLADYIFYELHVGTFTPEGTFAALEEKLDHLISLGVTAIELMPIAQFPGKRNWGYDGVYPFAVQHSYGGVRGLQHLVDRCHDKGLAVILDVVYNHMGPDGNYFGQYGPYFTDKYSTPWGDGLNFDDEHCDGVRQFFIENVLMWFRDFHIDGLRLDAVHAIRDFSPYHILQEIKQHVDALSEQTGRTHYLIVEMDLNDTRYIKPMEQGGYAMDAQWSDEFHHALRVAAGEERMGYYEEMNGMNHLAKAFRDAYVYTGQYSFRRHKKFGVHTDQIPGEKFVVFSQNHDHVGNRMMGERTSQLVSFEMLKLLAGTVLCSPYLPLLFMGEEWAEENPFLYFVDHTDPKLSALVREGRRKEFAYFHSGDGEAPDPTIEETFQQSKLQWDLLEKEHHQTLFRYYQALIALRKAHPALKNLDRSQMEVVADEDRDLLIIRRWHEKQDILILLNFSKQPQAVPVPEAKLAWHKRWDSADVRWNGPLGAPEVILPDSGLTIQPESILLYIHE is encoded by the coding sequence ATGCAATCCATTAACCTGAGTTCTCGCACGCTCGGGGTTAATTTCAGTTCTACGGGGGAAGCTCACATTGTTTTGTGGGCTCCCCTCCTGGAACACGCCGCTATCCATCTGACCAAATCCAATACGATGTATCCACTGGTAAAAGATGGCTTCGGCTACTGGGAATTAACTACTACCGAGCTTCAACCGGGTGACACCTACCAGTTCGTATTAAACGATGGTAAACACCTGCCCGACCCTACCTCTTTGTCGCAGCCCGAAACGGTCCATAGTGTATCCGAGGCTGTTGATTTATCCGATTACGACTGGCACGACCAGCACTGGCAAAATTTGCCGCTCGCCGATTACATTTTTTACGAACTTCATGTAGGCACTTTTACGCCCGAGGGCACTTTTGCGGCTCTGGAAGAAAAACTGGATCATTTAATTTCCCTGGGTGTAACGGCCATCGAACTCATGCCGATCGCTCAGTTCCCCGGAAAACGGAACTGGGGCTACGATGGCGTGTATCCGTTTGCCGTTCAGCACTCGTATGGTGGCGTACGCGGCCTGCAACACCTGGTAGACCGCTGCCACGATAAAGGACTGGCCGTAATTCTGGATGTCGTATACAACCACATGGGCCCAGATGGCAATTACTTTGGTCAGTATGGGCCGTATTTTACCGATAAATATTCCACGCCCTGGGGAGATGGGCTAAACTTTGATGATGAACACTGCGATGGCGTACGGCAGTTTTTCATCGAGAACGTGTTGATGTGGTTTCGTGATTTTCACATCGACGGCCTCCGTCTGGATGCCGTACACGCCATCCGCGATTTTAGTCCGTACCACATTCTGCAGGAAATCAAGCAGCACGTAGACGCGTTGAGCGAACAAACGGGCCGTACTCACTATTTGATTGTGGAGATGGACCTGAACGATACCCGTTACATCAAACCCATGGAACAGGGCGGATACGCCATGGATGCCCAGTGGAGTGATGAATTCCACCACGCCCTCCGCGTAGCGGCCGGGGAAGAACGAATGGGTTATTACGAAGAAATGAATGGCATGAATCACTTGGCGAAAGCCTTCCGTGATGCTTACGTATATACAGGTCAGTACTCCTTTCGCCGTCACAAGAAATTTGGCGTGCATACGGACCAGATTCCGGGTGAAAAATTCGTGGTATTCTCTCAAAACCACGACCACGTCGGAAACCGCATGATGGGCGAACGTACGAGCCAGCTGGTAAGCTTTGAAATGCTTAAATTACTGGCCGGAACCGTATTATGTAGTCCTTACCTGCCTTTACTGTTTATGGGTGAAGAATGGGCCGAGGAGAATCCTTTTCTGTACTTCGTCGACCACACCGATCCCAAACTTTCAGCGTTGGTACGGGAAGGTCGCCGCAAAGAGTTTGCCTACTTCCATAGTGGTGATGGCGAGGCTCCCGATCCGACTATTGAAGAAACCTTTCAGCAATCCAAGTTACAGTGGGACTTACTTGAAAAAGAACACCACCAAACCTTATTCCGGTATTATCAGGCACTGATTGCCCTTCGTAAGGCTCATCCGGCTCTTAAAAATCTGGATCGTAGTCAAATGGAGGTGGTCGCAGACGAAGACCGGGATTTACTGATTATTCGTCGCTGGCACGAAAAACAGGATATTCTCATCCTTTTGAATTTCTCTAAGCAGCCTCAGGCCGTACCCGTACCGGAGGCGAAGCTGGCCTGGCATAAACGCTGGGACTCCGCCGATGTTCGCTGGAACGGCCCTTTAGGTGCTCCTGAGGTCATTTTACCTGATTCAGGGCTCACCATTCAACCGGAGTCGATTCTCCTATACATCCATGAATAA
- the glgX gene encoding glycogen debranching protein GlgX, translating to MKSTTTYPGDPFPLGSKYDGKGVNFAIFAENATGIDLCLFDEVSNAKETVRIPLEERAYHIWHVYVPGLKPGQLYGYRVHGPYEPENGHRFNPNKLLIDPYTKALAGTVEWDNSLFSYKIGEDDLSFNEEDSAPFLPKSVVVDSSFDWEDDVAPKVPYNKTVIYETHVKGFTQLHPDIPEEIRGSYAALGHPVTIKYLKDLGITSVELMPIHAFVKDSHLVEKGLTNYWGYNTIAFFAPDAGYSSSGVQGEQVTEFKTMVKELHKAGIEVILDVVYNHTAEGNEMGPTLSFKGIDNAAYYRLHDGRYYMDYTGTGNTLNVMQPNVLRLIMDSLRYWILEMHVDGFRFDLASTLARGLHEIDKLNSFFDVIYQDPIISQVKLIAEPWDVGEGGYQVGKFPPGWAEWNGMYRDCVRDYWRGADSKLGEFAQRFLGSPDLYQEGYRSPTASINFITAHDGFTLNDLVSYNDKHNEANGEDNKDGESHNRSWNCGVEGPTEDAEIIALRAQQKRNLITTLFLSQGVAMLVAGDEMGRTQQGNNNAYCQDNEISWVNWEAADQELLEFTRKVIRFSKSHPVFCRRGWFKGQPIKGTGVEDIAWFLPEGTEMSDEDWQNGFAKSLGIFMSGHALRSVSATGKRIVDDNFYVLFNAHYESIDYKIPPEKWGTTWIKVLDTSTALVDEEGEKFQPDDTITVAARSVVVLKNPLSTHK from the coding sequence ATGAAGTCCACTACTACGTATCCTGGTGATCCCTTTCCACTAGGTTCTAAATACGATGGCAAGGGCGTAAATTTTGCCATTTTTGCTGAAAATGCTACTGGTATTGACCTTTGCCTCTTCGATGAAGTTTCCAACGCCAAAGAAACCGTTCGCATTCCTTTAGAAGAACGAGCGTATCACATTTGGCACGTCTATGTACCCGGTTTGAAACCCGGACAATTGTACGGTTACCGCGTTCATGGTCCGTATGAACCCGAAAACGGGCATCGATTCAATCCCAATAAATTACTCATTGATCCCTACACCAAAGCGTTGGCTGGTACGGTCGAATGGGATAATTCCTTGTTTAGCTACAAAATAGGTGAAGATGATCTTTCTTTCAATGAAGAGGATAGTGCACCCTTTTTACCTAAATCGGTAGTAGTCGATTCGAGTTTTGATTGGGAAGATGACGTAGCTCCTAAAGTACCGTATAACAAAACCGTTATTTACGAAACCCACGTCAAAGGCTTTACGCAGTTACACCCGGACATTCCCGAAGAAATCCGTGGTAGTTATGCAGCCTTAGGTCACCCGGTTACGATCAAGTATTTGAAGGATCTGGGTATTACCTCGGTGGAACTGATGCCGATCCACGCCTTCGTCAAAGACAGTCATTTGGTCGAAAAAGGCCTGACGAATTATTGGGGCTACAATACCATTGCTTTCTTCGCTCCGGACGCGGGTTATTCCAGCAGCGGTGTACAAGGCGAACAGGTTACCGAGTTCAAAACGATGGTGAAGGAACTCCATAAAGCGGGTATCGAAGTCATTCTCGATGTGGTGTACAACCACACCGCCGAAGGTAACGAAATGGGTCCTACGCTTTCGTTCAAAGGCATCGACAATGCCGCTTACTACCGCCTGCACGATGGCCGGTACTACATGGATTATACCGGTACGGGCAATACGCTGAATGTGATGCAACCCAACGTACTGCGGCTCATCATGGATAGTTTGCGTTACTGGATTCTGGAAATGCACGTGGATGGATTCCGGTTTGACCTGGCCTCAACACTGGCTCGGGGTCTGCACGAAATTGACAAACTCAACTCCTTCTTCGACGTTATCTATCAGGATCCGATCATTTCACAGGTGAAACTCATTGCCGAGCCCTGGGATGTGGGTGAAGGTGGCTACCAAGTAGGTAAATTTCCTCCGGGTTGGGCCGAATGGAACGGTATGTACCGTGACTGCGTACGCGACTACTGGCGGGGAGCGGATAGTAAACTGGGCGAATTTGCTCAACGTTTTCTGGGAAGTCCCGACTTATATCAGGAAGGGTACCGCAGCCCGACGGCCAGTATCAACTTCATTACAGCTCACGACGGCTTTACACTCAATGATCTGGTTTCGTACAATGACAAACACAACGAAGCCAATGGTGAGGACAACAAAGATGGCGAAAGCCACAACCGATCCTGGAACTGTGGGGTAGAAGGTCCCACGGAAGATGCCGAAATCATAGCCTTACGAGCCCAGCAGAAGCGAAATCTCATCACCACGCTTTTCCTTTCCCAGGGCGTAGCTATGCTCGTGGCCGGGGATGAAATGGGTCGTACCCAGCAGGGCAACAATAACGCCTACTGCCAGGATAATGAGATTTCCTGGGTGAACTGGGAGGCCGCTGATCAGGAGTTGCTGGAATTTACCCGTAAGGTGATTCGCTTTAGCAAGAGTCACCCCGTATTTTGCCGGCGGGGTTGGTTCAAAGGTCAACCCATCAAAGGTACGGGAGTGGAAGACATTGCCTGGTTTTTACCCGAAGGGACCGAAATGAGTGATGAAGACTGGCAAAACGGCTTCGCCAAATCGCTGGGAATCTTCATGAGCGGACACGCCCTGCGATCCGTCAGTGCTACGGGAAAACGCATTGTGGATGACAATTTTTACGTTCTCTTCAATGCCCATTATGAGTCGATTGATTACAAAATTCCACCTGAAAAATGGGGCACGACCTGGATCAAAGTACTCGATACGAGTACGGCTCTGGTAGACGAAGAAGGAGAAAAGTTCCAACCCGATGATACAATCACCGTGGCTGCTCGCTCCGTCGTTGTGCTCAAAAATCCACTTTCTACGCACAAGTAA